The genomic stretch TGATCACATAGTCGCGGGTCACGTCGCTCATGGCGTAGGTAACCCCCTGGTTGCCGATCAGCAGCCCGGCCACCGCCATCGCCAGCGGGCCGGAGATGTGGAGATAGGAACACAGCGCATAGCCGCCCATCACCACGGCCAGCGTGATCAACACCTCCAGCGTGTACTCGTCCATGCTGGCGAGCGCGCGATAGCCGACCCAGCCGAACACCAGCCCCACCAGTATCCCGCCGCCCGCCTCGATCGCGAACAGCCGTGCACCTTCGGACAGGGAGAAGTCATTGCCGCTCACCGCCGCGCCCAACAGGATGATGAAGACCACGATGCCCACGCCGTCGTTGAACAGGCTTTCGCCCGCAACTGCGCTCTGGAGCGATGCGGGGACGTTCTCTTCCTTCAGCACGCCGAGCACCGACACCGGATCGGTCGGGGCGATCAGCGCGCCGAAAACGAAATACCAGATCGGCGCGATAGGCAGGGAGAGCAGCATGCCTACGCCCCACATGGCGAGCCCGACCAGCACGGTCGAAATCAGCACGCCCACGGTGGACAGCAGCAGGACCGGCAGCCAGGCGACCTTCAGCCGGTCGAGATCGACATGCAGGGCACCGGCGAACAGCAGGAAGCTGAGCATCCCCTGCAGCAGTGTTTCGGTGAAGTTCAACTGCTGGAGCGTCTCGGTTACCCAGTCGTCCAGCGTAATGCCTGGTACCACCGCATCGACCGCGGTCAGCACGATCGCCGCCAGCGCGCCCATCACGGTCAGGCCGATGATATGCGGCAGCTTGATGAAATGATGGTTGAGCCAGCCGAGCAGGGCAGAGGCGACCACCAGGATCGCGGCGAGTTCAAAGGCGGATAGCGCGCTGCTGGCTGTCTCGTGCATCCCGGAGGGGTTAGCGCGGCATCACGCCAGCACAACCCTCAGCCGCAAAGTTTCGCTGCCGTGTTAGCTACGCGCCTGCCAAGATAGCGCGCGCCATCGAGTTCGACTTTGCTCGGCTGGCGCGATCCGTCGCCATCGGCGATCGTGGTGGCACCATAGGGCGCGCCGCCCTTGACCTCGTCGACGCCGACCAGTCCTTCGAAACCGTAATCGAGACCGACCACCGTCATGCCCATGTGCAGCAGATTGTTTAGGATCGACCACAGCGTCGTTTCCTGCCCGCCATGCTGGCTCGCGGTCGAGGTAAAGCCCGCGCCGACCTTGCCGATCAGCGCGCCCTTCTGCCACAGACCGCCGGTCTGGTCCCAGAAGGCTGCCATCTGACTGCTCATCCGGCCGTAGCGGGTGGGGCTGCCGACGATGATGCCGTCGTACTCGGCCAGCTCCTCCGGCCCACCGATGCAGGTGTGGCCTTCCATCTGCTGGAAGCCTGCGCTTTCCACCACCTCCTGCGGCGCGGTTTCGGGCACGTGCCGCACCACGGCCTCGGCGCCCGTTTCGCGCACGCCCTCGGCAATCGCTTCTGCCATCTTGGCAGTGTGGCCGTAGGACGAATAATAGAGCACGAGGATGCGGGTCATGAGGGATTCCTTTTTGTTCGGTTCGATGGTCAAAGCGTGTGGCGCGGGCAGGGGTTCCGCATGACGGACGGGCCAGTCCTGCCGTGGCGTTATCGCCATTCCGGCCTGCTCGTGGGCTCGCAGATCGAGCTCGAGGCATGGAAAGCCTTTCGCACCGAAGATGAGGGCGAGCCGGATGTCGCCATAGTCACGTCCGACGAACGATGTCCCGACTGCCCGACCGATGGCGGCACCGCCACCGATATTGACGGCGTGCGCTTCGCCATTGAAGGTGTTGGCGGCTGGCAGGTGCAGGAGGGGCGGCGCATCCTGCTGCATCCCTCGCTCAGCGCCGATCCGCGCGAGTTGCAGCTTTTCACCCTCGGCAGCGCCTGGGGCCTGCTCGGCTACCAGCGCGGGCAGGCGATGTGGCATGGCAGCGCCGTCGAGCTGGACGGGCGGTGCGTGCTTTTCTGCGGCGAGGCGGGTGAGGGCAAGAGCACCATGGCGGCGGCGATGATCGCCAGCGGCGCGACGCTGGTGGCAGACGATCTCAGCCGTGCGGCACCGGGCGAGGGCACTGCGCTAATCTACCCGTCGAGCAGCCGCTTGAAGCTATGGAGCCAAGCGATCGACCATCTCGGCTGGCGGGACCGGATCATCGTGCGGGACTGGCTGCGCGACGACAAGTTTCACTGCCGGGTCCCCGCGCACCATGCGGGCGGGGGCGCCATGCCGCTCGACGCGATCGTGGTGCTCCAAAGTGGAAGCGAACCCGCGCTGGATCAGCTGACCGGTGGCACGGCGCTGGCGGCGGTGCTCGCCGGGACGATCTACCGGCCCGAAGCGCTGGAGGAGATGGGCTTATGGGCCGAGCAGGGGGCGATCGCGGCCAAGATCGCAGCGCAGGCCCCGGTCTATCGCCTGACCCGCCCGCGCGATCTGGCAGCGCTAGGCGAGAGCGTGAATGCAGTCACGGAAATGCTGAAATCGCTCGGGTAGCGAAGTGGTGCCCAGGGGCGGAGTCGAACCACCGACACGACGATTTTCAATCGTCTGCTCTACCACTGAGCTACCCGGGCACACCGCTTCGGCAAGAGGACCGCTGAGGCCCTGCGAGCAATGAGAGCGCGCCTATGGCGAAGCTGGCGCGCCTTGGCAAGGGGGGAATTCAGTCTTCCTGTGCGCCCGTCACCGCTGCCGCGATTTCTTCCGGCAGGGCGGGGCGGCCTGCCACACTATAGCCGTCGCCAAACCATTGCGAGAGGTCGCGGTCGCGGCAGCGGCTGGAGCAGAACGGGCTGAATTCCTCGATGCGGGCTTTCTTGCAGATCGGGCAGGGCTTGGCGGGCTTAGTCATGCGGCACGATCTGGGCCTGCGCCGCCTCGATCGCAAGACCGGGATCGGTTTCGACGCGCGTCGGGCGACCGGTGCGGCGTTCGAGTTCCGCGAGCCATTCGGGTTTGAGCTTGACTTTCAGCGCGGGGTGGACCGTCAGCAAAGTCGCACCCGGCCCCTCGACCATTTCCGCCCGACGCAGCGCCATACGCGCGGCCATTCCCACGCGCGAAGTGGCAAAACGATTGAGCAGCGAGGGGCCTTCGAGCCGCGCGACGATGTGGACGAAGCCGAAGCCGTTCATGGCGGTGCGCTCGTGCGGCCAGTTCGCGAGGGCTTGCTCAAGCGCCGCATCGATTGCCTTGCGGTCCTTTTTGGCTTCGAGTGTCGGGAAGTCGATGCCAATGGACCCGCCGAGATCGAACAGCGGCAGCCAACGCGCGATTTCCGGCACGGCAGCCAGCGCAAGCTCTCGCGGTGACAGGTCCCCGTCGATGTCGATCAGCGTCATCGCTGGCGTGACGGCGAAGAGCAGCGAACCGCCCGAGAATTCGACTTCGCCGGAAGATGCGGCGTGCCAGATGTCCTCCCACGCTCTGCCGGGGAAACTGCGGACAGGTGTTGCGCCATCTATCGGACTGTCCGCCGATGCGGATGTCGCCGCCCTCGGGCGAGCAGCCGCCAGCTTGAAGCGACCGCGTTCGGTGATGGCGGCGCGCGTAATCACAAGAGGGATGGTTGCGCCTTCGCTCGTATCGCGCGGCAGCCGATCGACAAGTAGCTCGCGGCCCGACGGATGCAGCGCTAGACCGCGCGATCCAGACTTGCGGAGGAGTTTTCCGTCGAAGGTCTCGCCGGGCGCAAGTTCCCCCGGCCAGCGCATTTTCGCAGCCCGAGGGGTGTCGCCCTCCACTAAGAGCGCGCGCGTCTCGCTAATGCCATGCTCGACAAACCACTCCGGCCTGGTGTCAGGCAATGTCGAACCCCGCCGCTTTCAGCAATGCGCGCGTTTCGTAGAGCGGCAGGCCGACTACGCCAGAGTGGCTCCCCTGGATACGGCTGATGAGCCCTTCGGCCATGCCCTGAATGGCGTATCCGCCCGCCTTGCCGTCCCACTCGCCGCTGGCGAGGTAGGCGTCGATCTCTTGCGTCGACAGGCGCTTAAACATTACTAAGGTCTCGCTCAACCGCTCGCGCATCGTGCCGTCGGGGTCGCGCAGCGCAATGGCCGATAGGACGCGGTGACGGCGGCCGGAGAGAAGTTCGAGGCATCGGCGCGCAGTCGCCTCGTCTTCGGCCTTGGGCAGGATGCGGCGACCGGCCGCCACGACCGTGTCGCCCGCCAGCACGAAGCCATCATCCAATGCGGCCGCTTCGGCCTTCTCGCGCGCCATGCGCCTGGCATAGTCGCGCGGCAGTTCGGCCTTGCGCGGCGTCTCGTCGATATCGGCGGGAGCGATGGCATCGGGAGTCACGCCGAGGCGCGCTATCAGTTCGCGCCTGCGGGGACTTGCCGATGCGAGAATGAGCCGTGGCGAGCTCACGCGCGCTTACTGCGGGCCGGGGCCCTGGCCCGGGCCGCCACGGCCGGGCATGAAGCGATAGGTGATGCGCGCCTTGGTCAGGTCGTACGGCGTCAGTTCGCACAGCACTTCGTCGCCCACGAGCACGCGGATGCGGTTCTTGCGCATCTTGCCGGCAGTGTGCCCAAGCACCTCATGGCCGTTTTCGAGCTCTACCCGGAACATCGCGTTCGGCAGCAGCTCGACCACCTTGCCGCGCATTTCGAGGAGTTCTTCTTTGGCCATGCAGTCTGTCTATCCGTGTCTAGGTGAAGTTTCGTGGTCGCGCCCTGTAGCGGCAAGCCTGCGAAAAGGGAAGCCTCGGCGCTCTCGCCGCGCCGCGGGGCGCTGTCCGACCAATGTGGGATGCGCTTCGACCGGTTACAATCCGATACGTCATCACCTGTTGTAACGTTGAAGGGTTTCCTACACTGACGGAGGAGAGGGGCGGTTATATCGAAATACGAAAGCTGATCCCTTGAAGCATTGCCTTGCAATTACCGTCTCGCTCGCCGCGCTTGTCTCGGCGAATACTGGCCTCGCACAAGAAGCGGCGGAGATAGCGCAGGAGCCCGCTGCCGACGCGCAAGAGTCCGACGAGCCGGAGTACGACGACGACACGATCGTCGTCACCAGTACGCGCATTCGCGGCCAGCTGATCGTGGATCAGCCGCCCATCGCCGAATATGACGAAGAAGATATCGCCGCTTTCGGCGGCGGTTCGATCGCCGACATCATCGAGGCGATCCAGCCTGCCACCAGTAGCGGAGCCCGTGGCAGCCGCGGCGGCGGACGCCCGGTTTTCCTGATCAATGGGATCCGCGTGTCTAGCTGGCGCGAATTCCGCTCCTATCCGCCGGAGTCTGTCGCCAAGATCGAGGTTTTCCCCGAGGAAGTGGCCCAGCGCTTCGGCTATTCCCCCGACCAGCGGGTGGTGAACATCATCCTGAAGCCGAATTTTCAGAGCGTCACTGCAGAGGTCGAGTACGAGCAGCCTTCGCGCGGCGGCTATTCCTACAACGAGCAGGAACTCACCTATCTGCGGATCGGCGAGAAAGCTCGGGTCAACTTCAATGCCGAAGTCGAGGATCGCAGCCTGCTCACCGAGGCGGAGCGCGGGCTCGCCATCGAAGGGCGCGAAGACGAGGCACCTTTCCGCTCGCTGGTGTCCGACACCTGGAGTGGCGAGCTGACGGCGAACTACGCGCGCGCCTTCATGGAGAGCGGCGATTCCATCAGCTTGAACGCCACCCTCAACCGCGACCGCAGCCGTAGTCTGTCCGGGCTGGCGAACGATGGGCTGACACCGCTCGAACGGCGTAGCGAAACCGACACGATCTCGCTCGGCGGGACCTTCAATTCCGCATTCGGCGACTGGAAAGCCAATTTCATCTCCGACGCCGTGTTTACGGATGGCGAAACGCAGATCGACCGCTTCGATTCGTCCGGTTTCGATATCGCCGACAGCAGGACGTACAGTATCACCAACAACGCCACCCTGACCGGCTATCCCATCGCACTTCCGGCGGGCGACGTGGCCGTGACGCTGGATGCGGGTCTCGACTGGACGCGGCTCGAGAGCGCCGACACACGCTCCGATACGGATCTATCGCTCACCCGTAGGCGGGTCGACGGCGGCATCAATCTCGCCGTACCCATCGCCGAACGCGACGGAGCGCTGGGAGCCATCGGCGATCTCAGCCTGAACCTTTCAGCAGGAATCGACGAACTGTCCGATTTCGGCGTGCTGACCGACTGGACGGCAGGAGCAACCTGGCGGCCGTTCGAGAATCTGACGCTGGGCGCGACCTATTTCCGCCGCGAAGTCGCGCCGAGCCTGACTAATCTCGGCAGCCCGCGGATTGACGAGTTCAACGTGCCGGTGTTCGACTATGCCAGCGGGGCGACCGAGTTGGTCACCTTGGTTACCGGCGGAAATCCCAACCTCGTCGCGGAAACGCAATCGGACTGGAAGTTCTCCGGCAATTGGCGCCTGCCGTTCTGGGAGGATGCGCGGCTGAACTTGGAATACGGGATTAATCGCTCGAACGATGTCACCTCTACGCCGGGGTTCAGCGCGGCCTTCGAGGAAGCTTTTCCCGACCGCGTAACGCGCGATGCTGGCGGCGACCTGCTGGCGATCGATCGCCGGCCGATTACCTTGTTCGAAACGCGCAGCCGTATCCTGTCGATCGGGTTCAACGCGCGCGGCCAGATCGGCAAGGCGCCCGAGCGGCCTGAGCGCGGAGCGGAGCGTGATGCGCAGCGGGGCGGGGCAGGCGCGCGTGGCGGCTTCGACCCGGCGCGCATGGATGCGATGCGCAAGGCCTTCTGCGGAGTGCCGCAAGGCGAGATCCCCGACCTGTCGCAAATCCCCGAACAGTTCCGCGCACGCTTGCTGGACGACAGCGGCAACCCCGATCCCGAGAAGATCGCCGCTGCGCGCGAGCGTTTCTGCGGAGAGGGCGCCGAGCAGCGCGGTGAAAGGTTCGCCGCCATGCGCACGGCCATTTGCGCCGATCCGCCCCAGCTGGATGGCTTGCCGGAGACGATGCTGGCCCGCCTAAGGAACGAGGATGGAGAAATCGACCCCGAGCGGCTCAAGGCACTGCGCGAGCGGATGTGTTCTGCCGATGGCGCACAAACGGAAGGTCAGGCCCGCCGGGGTGGCGGACGGCGCGGGGGGATGAACCCTTTCAGCCGCGGCGGCGGCGACGAGGACAAGCGGCCGCGCTATTTCTTCAGTGTCAATTTCGATCGTACGCTGGAGAACGACATCTTACTGGCAGACGGCGGCCCGCTGTTCGACCAGCTGGCTGGCGATGTGCTGGGGGGCGGCGCAATTGCCGCGAACTCCGCGCGGCTGGAGGGTGGCCTGTTCTGGCAGGGCTACGGCTTGCGGTTGTCGGGCCGATACACCGGAAAGGCGCGGCTCAACGGCAGCGGACTTCCGGGCTCAAGCGATCTGTTCTTCGACGATCTTGCGACCCTCGACCTACGGCTATTCGCCGATCTCGGCGAGGTGTTCGACAAGGACGACGGCTGGCTCAAGGGCCTGCGGGTCTCGCTCAAGGCCGACAACATCTTCGATGCGCGCCGCCGCGTGGTGGACGAGGACGGCGTCGTGCCAGATGCTTACGACCCGCTGCGGATCGACCCGACCGGGCGCTATCTCGGCATCGACGTCCGGAAGGCGTTCTAGCGCGTCAGTGCAGCCGCGAGCGCGGGAAGGCGATGTTGGCGATGCCGCGCGGGCTGAATTTGTGCCACTCGCCTTCGGGCTGGGCGAGGCGGTCGGCGATGGCATAGACCACCGCCGGATTGACGCCGAGGCCGATATGGCTGGCGATCACCTCGATATTCTCGCAGCACTCGTGATCGGCCGCCTGGACCGACCCGCGCCAGTGGACCACGCCATCGCCCTTGGACAGGATCGACGTGGTCGGCACCGGCGGCGCCTTGGCGAGGTCGCGGAAATTGCCGGTCTGCATCGGTTCGGGTTCGCGTCCGTTGAGGAGTTCGAACAGCCGCCGCGCATTGGTGTGGTTGCGATCGTCGCTGATCGGGCTGCCGAGGCTGATGACCATGCGGACCTTTTCGGGTGCCAGCTTGGCCAGCTCGCGCGCGAAGACCCCGCCGAGGCTCCAGCCGACGATCGAAATCTTGTCGCCAGTGCGATCGTGGATTTCGTCGACGCAGGCCATCATCGCTTCGATGCGGGCATTGTCGACCCGCAAATTGCGACCGAGGTTCCAGCCGACCGCATTGTAGCCGAGCCGCTCCAGCATCGCGCGCAAGGGCCGCGTCGAGGCATCCGACGCCATGAAGCCGGGCAGCACCAGCACGCCATGCCCGTCGCCTTTCGGCAGCCGCTTGAGCAGCGGGCGCAGCGCCAGGAAGCTGGCGAATTCGCCCATGGCTCGGCTCGGCTCGGTCAGGGCAAGCAGCGTGTGCGGCGGGCGCGCTTCGGTTGCCGTCTCGGCAGTTGCGGTAGTCAAGATGTTTGTGATCCTTTCCCTTTACGGGTGGCCTTCGAACGGCTGGTGGCCTGTTTCGTGCCTCCCTTCGCCGGTTTGGCGGGTGTTTTGCGTACAGCCTGCTTCTTCGCGACAGGCTTTTTGGTCGTTGTCGCGCCTTTCTTAGGCGCAGATTTCTTGGCAGTGGGCTCCTTCGCCGGTGCTTCCGCCGCCGCCTTCGCCGCATCGCGCAGTTCCTCGAAGCTTTCGACGATGCATTCGATGTAGAAATCGGGATCGGGCAGCAGTTCGCGGCAGGCGGTGAAGCTGATCGTCGCTTCGTCGGTATAACTTTGGACGACGTGGCCCAGGCCCATGCCGTCGGTCAGGCACACGAGGCCCATCTGGCTTTCCAGCCGCGAGCCGCAGGAATAGATCGGCACCGGCGGACCGGGCACATTGGTCACCACGGTCGAGAAGATCGGCCCGACGCCTCGATTGGCGAGCCCGAGGCGGGTATAGAGCTGCGCGCCGAGGCTCATCCACAGGGCCGGGCTGACCTTGCTCGCCTCGGTCATGTTGCGCGCGCCCATCGCCTCGGTCATCGCTTTGGAATTCTTCGTGCGGTCGTGGCAATATTGCAGCCGCTCCAGCGGTTCCTCGATATGCGTACCCAGCGGCGCGACCATCGCGGCGACCTGGTTGCCCATGTCGCCTTTTTCGTCCTTTGTGCGGACCGAAATCGGGGCCATGGCGGTGAGCGTCTTCTTGGGCAGGTCGTCCTTTGCAAGCAGGTATTTGCGCATCGCGCCGCCGACGATGGCGAGAAACACGTCGTTTACCTTCGCGCCATCGACCGCCTGCCGGATCATCTTGATATCGGCGAGCGGCACGCTGCGCCCTTCGACCACGCGGTGGCCCGAAATCTTGCGGTTGAAGCGCGTCTTGGGCGCGATCATCTCGCGCGAGAGGTCGAATTCCTTGGCGACCATGCCCTTCAGAGCCTTGGCGAGGCCAGGGGCAGCCTTCGCCGCGACCTCCAGCTGCTTCATCGGATTGGTGATCGCGTTGAAATAGCTCTTGCCGAGCAGTTCGACGGGATTGGGCACCTTCTCCGGTTGCCATTCGTCGAGACTGTTGGGTGGTGGTTCGTTGGGATCGAGAGTGTGCATCGCCTCCAGCAAATCCACCCCGCTCATTCCGTCGATCGCAGCGTGGTGGACCTTGGTCACCATGGCGTAGCTGCCTTTCGCAACGCCTTCGATGTTATCCAGCCCTTCGACCACGGTGAACTCCCACGGGGGTCGTTTCAGATCGAGCGGGCGCGAAAAAATGCGGGCGGCCTGGATGCACAGCTGCCGCCAGTCGCCCGGCTTGGGCAGGGCGATATGGCGGACGTGATATTCGAGGTCGAAATCCGGGTCCTCGATCCAGTAAGGATAGTCGAGGTCAAAGGGCACGCGCACCAGCCGCTGGCGGATCGTGCGGCTGAGCTGCATGCGGCTTTCGAAGAAGCTCAGGATGTCCTTGAAGCGGACGAAGCCGCCGGGCGCGGTCTCAGGGTTGTAGATCAGGATCGAGCCGATGTGCATCGGCGAATTGCGCGTTTCCAGCGCGACGAAGCTCGCATCCATGCCCTGGAGTTGGCGCATGTCGTTCCTTTCTGCACCACCCCAGACCCGTTGCGAGCGTGTGGCGGCATCCCCTGCGCGGCCCGTGTTTTCACGGATCCGTCACATCCGAAGCTAGCGAATCTGCGGTTCCGGTCAACTTGCCGCGCCCGTCAATGCCTTCCCTAACGGCGGAACCTTACAGAGCCTCGCCAGCCGCGACCCCGCTCGCCCAGGCCCATTGGAAATTGTAGCCGCCCAGCCAGCCGGTGACGTCGACCGCTTCGCCGATGGCGTAGAGGCCGGGAATTCGCTTTGCCTCCATGGTCTTGCTGGAAAGTTCGGCGGTCGAAATGCCGCCGACGGTGACCTCCGCCTTGGCGAAGCCCTCGGTGCCGTTGGGCCGGAATTCCCAGCGACGCAGGCGGTCTTCCGCGGCGCGCAGTTCCTTGTCGGGCGCATTGCCGAGCTCGGTCGATATGCCCAGCTTTTCGGAGAGGATGTCTGCCAATCGGTCTGGCAGGGCATCGCGGAGCAGCGATTTGAGCGTGGCGCGAGGCATTTCGCGCTTCGCGTCGAGCAGCCAGCCATCGGCGTGGCCGGGCAGGAAGTTCACGACCACCGGCTCGCCCGGCGACCAGTAGCTGCTCGC from Qipengyuania profundimaris encodes the following:
- a CDS encoding WS/DGAT/MGAT family O-acyltransferase; this translates as MRQLQGMDASFVALETRNSPMHIGSILIYNPETAPGGFVRFKDILSFFESRMQLSRTIRQRLVRVPFDLDYPYWIEDPDFDLEYHVRHIALPKPGDWRQLCIQAARIFSRPLDLKRPPWEFTVVEGLDNIEGVAKGSYAMVTKVHHAAIDGMSGVDLLEAMHTLDPNEPPPNSLDEWQPEKVPNPVELLGKSYFNAITNPMKQLEVAAKAAPGLAKALKGMVAKEFDLSREMIAPKTRFNRKISGHRVVEGRSVPLADIKMIRQAVDGAKVNDVFLAIVGGAMRKYLLAKDDLPKKTLTAMAPISVRTKDEKGDMGNQVAAMVAPLGTHIEEPLERLQYCHDRTKNSKAMTEAMGARNMTEASKVSPALWMSLGAQLYTRLGLANRGVGPIFSTVVTNVPGPPVPIYSCGSRLESQMGLVCLTDGMGLGHVVQSYTDEATISFTACRELLPDPDFYIECIVESFEELRDAAKAAAEAPAKEPTAKKSAPKKGATTTKKPVAKKQAVRKTPAKPAKGGTKQATSRSKATRKGKGSQTS
- a CDS encoding Maf family protein; protein product: MSSPRLILASASPRRRELIARLGVTPDAIAPADIDETPRKAELPRDYARRMAREKAEAAALDDGFVLAGDTVVAAGRRILPKAEDEATARRCLELLSGRRHRVLSAIALRDPDGTMRERLSETLVMFKRLSTQEIDAYLASGEWDGKAGGYAIQGMAEGLISRIQGSHSGVVGLPLYETRALLKAAGFDIA
- a CDS encoding cation:proton antiporter; the encoded protein is MHETASSALSAFELAAILVVASALLGWLNHHFIKLPHIIGLTVMGALAAIVLTAVDAVVPGITLDDWVTETLQQLNFTETLLQGMLSFLLFAGALHVDLDRLKVAWLPVLLLSTVGVLISTVLVGLAMWGVGMLLSLPIAPIWYFVFGALIAPTDPVSVLGVLKEENVPASLQSAVAGESLFNDGVGIVVFIILLGAAVSGNDFSLSEGARLFAIEAGGGILVGLVFGWVGYRALASMDEYTLEVLITLAVVMGGYALCSYLHISGPLAMAVAGLLIGNQGVTYAMSDVTRDYVIKFWELVDELLNSVLFLLIGLEMIVLTVGFDEAALALVAIPITLAARAIGILVSTKAIPAARLQDKGAGRVLWWGGLRGGISIALALSLPPGETRDLILAATFAAVLFSVLVQRATLGRLIEKLKRDHAPAVEDDAPTVH
- a CDS encoding esterase/lipase family protein, giving the protein MTTATAETATEARPPHTLLALTEPSRAMGEFASFLALRPLLKRLPKGDGHGVLVLPGFMASDASTRPLRAMLERLGYNAVGWNLGRNLRVDNARIEAMMACVDEIHDRTGDKISIVGWSLGGVFARELAKLAPEKVRMVISLGSPISDDRNHTNARRLFELLNGREPEPMQTGNFRDLAKAPPVPTTSILSKGDGVVHWRGSVQAADHECCENIEVIASHIGLGVNPAVVYAIADRLAQPEGEWHKFSPRGIANIAFPRSRLH
- the wrbA gene encoding NAD(P)H:quinone oxidoreductase codes for the protein MTRILVLYYSSYGHTAKMAEAIAEGVRETGAEAVVRHVPETAPQEVVESAGFQQMEGHTCIGGPEELAEYDGIIVGSPTRYGRMSSQMAAFWDQTGGLWQKGALIGKVGAGFTSTASQHGGQETTLWSILNNLLHMGMTVVGLDYGFEGLVGVDEVKGGAPYGATTIADGDGSRQPSKVELDGARYLGRRVANTAAKLCG
- a CDS encoding ribonuclease E/G: MPDTRPEWFVEHGISETRALLVEGDTPRAAKMRWPGELAPGETFDGKLLRKSGSRGLALHPSGRELLVDRLPRDTSEGATIPLVITRAAITERGRFKLAAARPRAATSASADSPIDGATPVRSFPGRAWEDIWHAASSGEVEFSGGSLLFAVTPAMTLIDIDGDLSPRELALAAVPEIARWLPLFDLGGSIGIDFPTLEAKKDRKAIDAALEQALANWPHERTAMNGFGFVHIVARLEGPSLLNRFATSRVGMAARMALRRAEMVEGPGATLLTVHPALKVKLKPEWLAELERRTGRPTRVETDPGLAIEAAQAQIVPHD
- the yacG gene encoding DNA gyrase inhibitor YacG; translation: MTKPAKPCPICKKARIEEFSPFCSSRCRDRDLSQWFGDGYSVAGRPALPEEIAAAVTGAQED
- the infA gene encoding translation initiation factor IF-1, translated to MAKEELLEMRGKVVELLPNAMFRVELENGHEVLGHTAGKMRKNRIRVLVGDEVLCELTPYDLTKARITYRFMPGRGGPGQGPGPQ